The stretch of DNA AATCGAGGGAATATGCAGCATGCATGGCGCGGAATGCCAGTTTGAATATACCCATGAATTTGCGCCGACAGTGAACTGGAAGGAGTGCGTCGATGTCGCTGTAAAAGCGGCTTTGAATGTTGCGGGGGAGGCCAAGGTCGATGCCAACGTACAGCAAGTGATGGTTTCAGAAGACTTTTCCGCATTTTTGCAAAATATTCCGGGATGCTTCGTTTTTATTGGAAACGGTGGCGCATCGGACGGTAAGGGCAATATCCCGCTTCATAACCCGGCCTATGATTTTAATGACAATATTTTGAAAATTGGGGCTGAATATTTCGCAGAATTAATAAGAATTCGGCTGCCTCAATAGCATTCATATGGTAAAGTTAAACAAGCGGCAGCCGCCGCTATAGACGAGATGAGCTGAGAAAGGAAGAGACGAGAATGAGCCTAGAAGAGAACAGACTGGATTTAAGCCGCATTGTGTTTATCGGAAGAACCTTTGAGGAGTACATGGCGATGTTCGGCCTGTCCGAAGGGGAATTGAACGGAAAGACCGTTCTGGATTGTCCGGGCGGCGCATGCGCGTTCACGGCGCGGGCGAATGCCCTTGGAGCGCAGGCGGTGTCGGCCGATATCGCCTACGGCTATGCTGCCCGGGCCCTTAAAGAGAAAGGGCTGGAGGATATCGGGCATGCGATGGACCAATTAGAAAAAGCGCAGGCCGGATTCAAGTGGGACTATTTCGCCTCCATCGAGGAGTTAAGGGCTCATAGAAGCCGCGCTCTGCGGGAGTGCACCTCCGACATGGAAGTTTACCCTGATCGTTATGTTCCGGCGGTACTTCCGGTACTGCCGTTTGAAGACAGCCGGTTCGATCTGACGCTGTCCGCGCATTTTTTGTTCATGTACGGCGACCGGCTGGATTATGACTTTCACCTGAAGTCGCTGCGGGAGCTGCTGCGTGTAACCCGAAACGAACTGCGTATTTATCCGCTGGTCGGTCTGTCGGGTGAACGGTACGCGCAGATGGATGACCTGCTGAATCACATTCGGGAAGACGGCTGCACGGCGGAAGAGGTACAGGTCCCCTATGAGTTTCAAAAAGGTACGGGCCGCATGCTGAGAATTATTAAGGGCTGACACATAGATAACGGGCAATCCGGTCTCCGATGGGGGCCGGAATTTTTTTTGCGCAAAAGTGGCAACATTTCCCTCCGGAATCCGTTAATTAAATAAAGAGATACAAATTTAGCAGTCTTAGGCTGGAGGGGAACATTAGTGAAAAATAACATGGGAGAGGTTCATAGGGGAAGGGGCTGGCGGACAACGCTCAGTCTGATGCTTGCGCTTGTTCTGCTGTGCACCGGCATGTTCGCGGGAGAAGCGGATGCGTCTGGCACACAAATGCTCGTGATAAACAAAAAGGTCAACAAGCTGGCCTTTTTCGATGGCGGCAAGCTGGTTAAGGTATTCCCGGTGGCTACCGGCAAGGAGAAGAGCTTGACACCGGAAGGCCGCTTCAAGATTTTCAATAAAATTAAAAACCGGCCTTATTACAAAGATCATATTCCAGGCGGGGATCCCGCCAATCCGCTTGGCGACCGCTGGCTCGGGCTGGATGCGTACGGCACAAGAGGAACGACTTACGCGATTCACGGCAACAACAGAGAGTCTTCGATCGGCAAGTATGTAAGCGCCGGATGCATCCGGATGCATAACGACGACATCCATTGGCTGTTTCCGCAGGTGAAGAGAAATACGACAGTGGTCATCACCTCCTCGGCGCTTGACATGGAAAGCATTGCGCGGAAATTCGGCTATGTTCTGGGGACGAATACATTTGCCGGAACAATAGTTGTTAACGGCGGGGCGACGAAGCTGAGCCAGCCCTTCATCCTGGAGAATTCCCGCGTGTATGTTCCGCTGAGAGAGACCGCATCCGTGCTCGGGGCAAAGCTGGGGCTGGATTCCGAAGGAGCGCTGACGATCACAATGGGCAGCCGCACGGCGTCGCACAAGCCGCTGGCCGACTACGCCACCGTGAACGGGGCGAAGGTTTCCATGCTAGCGTCGCGCAATGAGAACGGGACCCTGATGATCCCGCTGAGCAGCGTTCCGCTGTTGTTCGGTGTACAGATCAAGTGGACCGGGTCGAGCAGCACCGTTACGATTCAATAAGCATAGAATTCCATAGGTGGGCAATAAAAGCCGATCCGAAATGCCGGACCGGCTTTTTTGAATGTGATTCGTAATAAGTTTTACTGCCGCCAAGGATGGTTCTATGGTACTATTATTTCCGAAAAATTGATTTTATTTAGGCATTAGAGAGGAGTTTTTATTTGAACGCAAGGAACGCAGGCTTTTGGATTAGATTTGGAGCCCAACTTTTGGATGGTCTCTGCTTCTCGCTTCCGGTATCGATTGTCTACTTCCTAATAGCGGGAGGAGACGAAGGGGATGATTCGGGACGACTTGTGATTGATTTCTTGATGATCTGTTATACCGTGCTAGTACCGGTGTTCTGGAATGGCCAGACGATCGGTAAAAGAATATGTAAAATCCGTATCCAAAAACTGGACGGAACTTCGCCCGGTATCGGAGCGATGTTACTACGGAACGGGCTATGCGCGCTGCTGTATGGCCTTACCCTCGGAATTGCCCTGCTTATCAGCCTTATTATGGTGGTTGCTCGGAAAGATAAAAGGGCGATTCACGATTTCGCTGCCGGAACGAAAGTCGTTCATGATTAAAGAATCAGGCCTGAAGAGCTTTTCGCAGCGAATGCTTGAGATTTTCAATGAACATTTGACGAATGTCCGGTTGTAATTCCAGCAGGGAGAGATAGGGATTCAAATCTTCAAGTTCGACCAGCAGAAGCTCTCCTTGTTTGGTCCGGCATGCATCGACGCGCTGGATTCCCCAAGCCAGGTTATTCCACTCGATGAACCGATTCGCAAATTTCCAATCCTCTGCAGTCGGAACATACTCCGATAACATCCATCTCTTCTGTTTGTCCGGCGCATACAGCGCGTATTGAAACTCATGGTCAATAAAATAAAACGATACTTCGTATTCAAAATCAATGAACGGCTGAATCAGGATATTCCGGTCTTCACCGGCACTAAGTTTGGATGTTAACTCATTTGAGGGTACACGCTCCAGACCTATGGAGTCGGCTCCGTCCTTCGGTTTGGAGATGTAAGCTTCGGCATCCGGCAATTTCTCAATCCACTTCACATCATCTATGGTTGGTATGACGGGATATCCTTCCTTCGTAAGCTGTAGCAGATAGTCCTTCCCGTTCATATCGCCCTTGCCGTCAAATGAATTATAGGTTTTGTATGGGTTCGCAGCAACTCTTTCACGAAAAGACAGATACTCGTCCTTGAAATTTGCAACCGGTCCGGCGTTTCGGATCACGATGAGATCATAATTTTTCTCAAAAGCATGAATGTCCTGCGGATGGCAAATTGTGAGCGCGAATGCTTCTCTTAGCCGTGAAGTCAGAAACAAATCTTCTTCATAATAATTTCGCCCTTTGGCTGGGTAATATAGATCGGTGACAAATAATATAGTGTTCATTTACGCCTACGCCCTTCCACTATGTAATCTGGTATCGTTCTTTATAGTTTAAAAGGACGGGAAACTAAACGCTATCCGTATTTTTTTACGGACAAGCGCTATTCCTGTATGAATGAAAACGGTGTAGAATGTAGGGGAATGAAAATTGAACCTGCGCCTACTTGCAGCAGCACACGCGGAAAGGAAAGGATAAACTATGGAACAGAACAAGTACAGTCTTGTCATCGTCGGTTTCGGGGGAATGGGCAGCTATCATGTGCAGTTGATCGAACCGAGCGAGCGGCTGGCGGTAACCGGTGTTTATGATGTGGTCGATTACCGGAAGGAACTCGCGGCAGCCAAGGGCTTTAAGACTTATGACAGTCTGGAAGCGGTGTTATCCGATGAAACGGTAGATGTTGTGCTGATTGCGACGCCTAACGATGTACATAAGGAAATCGCGATCCGGGCGCTTACGGCCGGCAAGCATGTTATTTGCGAGAAGCCGGTTACCGTAGACAGCGCGGACCTGCGTGATATTCTGGAAGTATCGAAAGAATCGGATCGCGTCTTCATGGTGCACCAGAACCGGCGCTGGGACGAAGACTTCCTTATTATCCAGGACCTGATCGAGAAGAAAAAGATCGGTGAGGTGTTCCATCTGGAGTCCCGCGTGCAGGGGGCCAACGGTATTCCCGGCGACTGGCGCCAGCTCAAGGCGTACGGCGGCGGCATGCTGCTGGATTGGGGCGTCCATCTGCTTGATCAGCTCCTGCTGCTCACCGGCAGCAGAATCGACAGCGTTACCGCCGAATTAAGCACTATTCTCGGCACCGAGGTGGATGACGGATTCACCAGCTTTATCCGGTTCAAGGACGGCCTGACCGCCGTAATCGAGGTCGGAACGACCAACTTCATCAAGCTGCCCCGCTGGTATGTCAAAGGCACGGAAGGAACCGCCATTATCCGCGACTGGGATCTCAGCGGGGAGATCGTGGTGAACAATCCGGATGTCGCCAAGGTCGAGCCGAAGCCGATCCAAGCGGGACAAGGACTTACGAAGACGATGGCGCCGCCCTCGGAGGAATCCACTTTGCGCCTGCCGATCGAGAAGGCTCTGAGCACGAAGCAGAGCTTCTATGACAACTTTGTCTCCGTGATCGAAGGCAAGAGCGAGCCTCTGGTCAAGAATGAGGAGGTCCATCGTGTGCTGCGGTTGATCGAGACGATTTTTGAAGCGGCGGAGAAACGGGCCGTCCTTAAAGATCTGGAGCTGTAAACTCTCCTGCCCGAAGCCCCCGGTCTTGCCAGCCGGGACTTCGCTGCCCTATAATTAATATAGATTTCAAATTCGGACAATTGATGGAGGATCTTCCCTACGATGAAGAACTAATACGTTTCCTTATAAGACCAGCCAACTTGTGACTAGCGATATGCACAAGCCGCGGTGCGCCCAATATTGGGCGGACGGTCAGGAATACGTATTTCTTCGGGAAGATCCAAGGGATCGGTAAACGCTTCGTTCAAAAAGGCCAAAGAACAGCTTGCCAGGGATAGCCCGGCTGTATGGATTGTACGGGTAAACCCCGACCCGGGCTTAAATGGAATCTGCCGTGATTAACTCTGTTAATGGCTGCATTCCGCCCGGCAATGAACCTGTTCATGGCTGCTGCCGCTTAGCAGCAGGCCTGCCATCGGCTGCAACGAACCGCGCCATCCTTCTTCCTTTCATACGATATTTTTGACCGCAGCGGCAGCTGCGGTTTTTATTTTTGTATGAACTCGGAGGGATGGACAATGCCGATACTGCATGTGAAAGAGATATCCAAGGAATGGAACGGGAATCCCCTGTTCCGGAATCTATCGTTTGAACTGGCCGAGGGAGAGCGGATGGCGCTCTTCGGGCGCAACGGAGCGGGCAAGACGACGCTGCTGAAGGGGCTGTTGGGCGCTGTGCCTTTTGAGTCGGGGATGGTGTTCCGCGGCCTGCCCGTCAAGGAATGGGGGCTGCTGGATCAGCAGCTTGAGCCAGGGGAAGAAATGACCGCCCGCCGGCTGGTGCTGGAAGGGAACGCCGAGGCGGCACAGCTTAAGGTCCGGCTGGAACGGCTGGGCGGCAGACTCCAAAGCGGCTGCGGAGCGGAGAAGGCCTTGCTGGATGATTACGGCGAAGCCTATGAGGACTATCTTCGGCTGGACGGCTACGGCTGGGAGGCGAAGGCGGAAAAAGCGTTGCGGCAGCTGAATCTTCCGCAGGAGGTTTGGGATCTGCCTTACCAGTCTTTGAGCGGCGGGCAGAAGACGCGGGCGCAGCTCTCCCGGCTGCTGGCCCGGCAGCCGCGATTGCTGCTGCTGGATGAGCCGACCAACCATCTTGACGCGGACACGATGGAATGGCTGGAGGAGTGGGTGTCCGGCTATTCCGGCACCGTGCTGTACATCTCGCATGACCGCCGCTTTATCGACCGCACGGCGACCTCCGTGCTGGAGCTAAGGCCGGATGGCTGCAGACGATATGCCGGAGGGTACACACAGTACCGCAAGCAGAAGGCTGTGGAAGCCAGGGAACTGGAGGCGCGGTATAGAAGACAGGAGCTGGAAAAGAAAAAGCTGGAGGAGGCCATCCGGCGTTATGCGGAATGGTTCCAGCAGGCGCACCGCGCCGCCGCTCAGAACGATTTTCTGCGGTCGAAATCGAAGAAGAACGTCTCCCGGCTGCATGCGAAGGAATCGGCGCTGGATCGGCTGAACCGGGAGCGCACGGCGGAGCCCCGGGAGAGCGCCAAGCTGAACATGCAGCTTACGGGAGGGGAATTCGCCGCCGGGACCCTGCTGAGGACGGAGCATGCGGAGTTTGCGTACCCGGGCGGGAGTCCTCTGCTGAAGGACTTCAGCCTTTCGGTCCGCCGGTTCGACCGGATCGGCGTTATCGGGGCGAACGGGTCCGGCAAGTCGACGCTGCTGAAGCTTCTGGCGGGAATCTGCGCGCCAACCGGCGGGACGGTCGCTCTTCACCCGCAGACCACGGTCGGATATTTTGCCCAGGAGCTGGAGCAGCTCGATCTTTCCTCTACCATTCTGGACAGTCTGCTTCAGCTCCCGGAAATGACGGTGACGGAGGCAAGAACGATTTTGGGCTGTTTTTTATTCACGCGGGAAGATGCCTTCAAGCTAATCGGCAGCTTAAGCCTCGGCGAGAAATGCCGCGTCGCTTTCTTGCGGCTCTACTTCGGCAGGGCGAATCTGCTGGTGCTGGACGAACCGACCAACTACCTAGATATTGATACAAGGGAAGTTATTGAGGAAGCCTTGAAGTCTTATCCCGGCGCGCTGCTGCTCGTAACGCATGACCGGTATTTGCTGTCTAATATCGCGAACCGGCTGGTCGTGCTGGAGCGCGGGCGCTTCCCGAGGCAGTTCCCCGGTACCTATGAGGAGTATCTGTCCAAAGACCGGGAGCATACGATGACGGAACAAGAGCGGGCCGCAGAGGATGAGCTTGGCTTACTGCAGCTGCGGCTGACGCGGCTCATCCAGGCGGAAACACCGGAGAGTGACGATGAGAACATGGCGCTGCTGGAGGAGATTAAGCGGCTGCGCCGAAGGATTGAGGAGCTGGAGAAGAAGGGGTAAAAATTGAGCTGCTACTGATACAAAGAAGCTGCCCCGCCGTTATTAGGCTGAAGGCAGCTTCTTTTGTTAGGAGGCGGGTATGTCTGCTTGGCTAGAGAAATCTTGAAAGGATTATTTCTCGCCTTGAACCAGCGCTATCTCCACCGCCTTTTTCAAGACCTTGCTGGAATTGCTCGCGCCGCTGACGGCATCCACATCCAGCGACTGTTTGGCGACGATTTCTTTAAGAATGACTTCGGCGGGAGCGCCATGCCCGTTCTTATGCTTCAGCAGGTCGATCTTGGTCACTTTGCCGTTCTGCACGCTAACCTGAACTTTGGCGTCGATAAAGCGCACATCGTATTCTCCCACGTAAGTACCGTCGGCAAGACGGGAGAAGGGGATATTGGATATGGTGAGATTCTTAATCTTGTCTTGATAGCTGTTGACCTGATACAGATAAGTAAGCCCCCAGCCTGCCCCCACGAGCAGAATAAGAGCAGCGGTTATCAGCAGTTTCTTCTTCACAGTTTAACCTCCCTAAGTTTAAAGGCTGTATCATATTAGAAAAAGCTTTCGATCTGCGAAGCCAGCCTGGCCGGAACTTCCGTCAGCTTCTTGGCGCCCGGACAGACGATCTTGCCTCTGCAGGTCATGCCCGAGATGCGGAAGAATTCGTTCATGGCGGCGAGGCAGGATGAGCTTTGGCGCAGCAGCCGGTTCAGCGGAAACGGCGTATTGCACGCGGTCATCAGCAGGTACTGCTGGCTTTTGGACAGCGTCGGTTTCGGAGCAAGCCCAGCGCCGCTGCGGTCCATCGCCTTGACTGCCAGCCTGTCGAATAGGAGCTTGACCTGGCCCGGCACATTGGCGTAATACGTAGGCGCGGACAGAATAACCAAGTCGCTGAAAGCCAGCTTTACCCATAAATCGGCAAGCTCGCCGCTGGGAGGGCATACTCCGTTTGCCCGGCAATCCGGGCAACCTTTGCAGGCGGATATGTCCATCTTATATAAATCGCAGATGTCTGTTTCCCAGCCCGCTTTCGCAGCCGCCTGTACGGCAATTTGCAGCATCTTGGCCGTCATTCCGTCCGGCCTGGGGCCGCCTTTAATGGCCAGCAGCCGTTTCGTTGGCATCTTGAACCTCCTTTGCGATCATGCGCAGCAGCAGATTGCAGCCGTATTCCAGCAGCCCATTCGTTGTTGCGCCCATCGTCTCGGAGATATAGCTGCTTTTGCGGTGCGCCACCATAATGAGCGAGGACAGGCTGCTCCAATAGATCAGAATGGCTTCCTTGATCCGCGTGTCCGGGTTAACGGCTCCTTCCGCGATTCCCTGAAGGATTATAACCTCAAGAATGGCGTTAATCTCTTCCCCGACATTGAAAATGTCTCTCTTCACCTCCGGCAAATCCCGGCTGTCCAACGGTTGGGTCTGGAAATCGACAATGCCGGCGAAAAGGTAGGGAGAGGACTCATAGAACGTAATCAGACTGTCGCATAGGGCACGATACTTGTAAAAAAAGTCCGTCTCGCCATCCAGACTGCGCAGAATATGCTCTTTAAGCTGTATAAATCCTTTTAGTACGATCCGGCCGTGAATCTCCTCCTTGCTTGGAAACTGAATGTATACCGTGCGTTTGCTGTATTCGGCGCTTTTGGCGATGTCATCCATCGTCGTCGCCGCAAAGCCTTTTTCCGCGAACAGTTCCTCTGCCGCACGGAGAATATTCTCTTGATGAAGCGAGGCGATGGCCTCTTTGCGCGTTGTACGGTCCAACAGTGTTAAACCTCCAGTTCTAAAAGTAAACTATGAGTTTACTTGAATGGTATCATCTTTTTGGTACGGTGTAAATCCTGATTTTTACAGGGGGAAGGGAAATGAAGGATATGAAGCCGGATTGCCGAATGGTATTAAGGAATGTTTTGGAAAAATAGTGGCCATAAAGGGGAGTTCAAGAGGATGAATACCAGCCTATACATGATTAGACATGCCGTTTCCCCGTATCTGCACGGACAGGAACGAAACCGTGGTCTATCAGATCAAGGAGCAGCCGATGCGCGAAGAGTGAAGGAGATTTTGAAGAACGAAGAGATTGGGCATTTTGTATCCAGCCCTTACGCGCGGGCGGTTGCTACCATGCAGCCATTGGCGGAAGAGGCCGGGAAGGAGATTATTTTATATGAAGGGCTGCGGGAAAGAGCGTTTGGAACTATAGGCAGGGAATTTGGGGATGAAGAATTGCTCGCTGCGATCCGCCGTTCTTTTTGAAGACGAAGGTTATAAACTTGAAGAGGGCGAAAGCAACAAGGAAGCCGAAGAGCGCGCCATCCCGATTATTAAGCGGCTGCTGCGGGAACATGCGGGGAGCAAAATTGCAATTGGAACCCACGGCAATATCATGTCGATCATCATGCACTATTACGATGAAGCGTACGGATTCGATTTCTTGTTGTCGACGACCAAGCCGGATATTTATAAGTTGGAATTTGCGGGGCAGAAGCTGGTGAGGGTAGAAAGGTTATGGGAACCGGGGCCTGGCTCAAAATAAAATGCCGCCCCATCAGGAGCGGCGTTCGTCAGCATTTCTTTTTCGAGGAAAAGTCCGGATTATGCGTTCAGACGCTTGTGGTTCTGATGCGCCAGCGTGAGCAGCGCGACGTAGATCGGCTGGACGTTGAATTTTTTGCCGAACTCGAATTTGTACGAGCCGATTTGCGGGTTATTGGTTTTGAAGTACGGCGATTGAATGAAGTGGATAGTGATTTCGCTGTCATCAAAGCCGGTGCCGCCCGTTTCCATCGTAACTTCGTAAATCGATTCGAGGGAGATGGAAGCAACCCGGGTCTTTTTGCCGGTCACGCCCTGATGGTCGATAAAAATCAGCCGTTCGTCTGTAATGATAAACGTATCCCGCACGAGACGGAATCCCATCTGGATCTTCTCATCCGGCATCAGGTAAATTCCGTACTGACTGCTCAGTTCGGGAATGGAAACCTCGGAATAATTGCCCAGCAGTCCGCTAAATAGATTCGCGATTTCAAGCACCTCCTATTGTCAAAACAAACTGTAAAAGTATCGTCTTAATAATTCCACGCTCAGGGCGGCTTTTCCTTTATGCCGCCGGCAAATTCTATTTTTGAGATGGAGGTAATGCGGATATGAACCAAGAGGACAGGCGCTCTCAATGCTGCAACCTTTCCGTATGTATTTCGTCTGTTAAGGAGAGGAATAGATCCAAGACTGTCAAGATCAGCAGGGAGATGACACATATGAACAAGTATATAAAAATGATGACGGCAGGCGTTATACTCACGGGAATGCTGGGTCTTGCCGCATGCAGTTCCGGAGGCGGAGAAGCGTCCCCGTCGCCATCGGCGGCCGTCTTGCCGTCTGTACCGCCTTCGGCTGACGCATCGTCAGCCCCAGCGACTTCCGCCACTTCTCCGGCGGCCAGTGATGTTGCCCCAACGGGCAGTCCGAGCGGTTCCGCCACGCCTTCGGCCGCGCAGCTCACAGAGCTGCTTGAGCTGGCCAAGCAGGGCAAAGCGCCGGGTATTCCGTTCGCCGCGCATACGGATCTCATTGACGATGTGAAGAAGGCTTGGGGTGAGCCGGACAAGGAAGAAAGCGCGGGCAAAGGCATCTACGCCACTTACAATGCCAAGCATGCGGTGATCGGGTTCAACAAGGGCAGTCTGATTTTCGATGTCCGTTCCAGCGCCGCCGAGCTGCAGCAGCTGACACTGGAGCAGATTCAAGCCACGCTCGGCAAGCCGGACGACATAAAAACCAGCGGGAACGACAGCATCTATATTTACAAGGCGGGCGCCCAGTACCAATTGAAATTCGTGATTCCGAAGTCTGCCGGTAAAGTCGATCACATTTCCGTCTTCTCCGAACAGGATTCGATTAACAATATGGCCGGTTAGTAAGCAGGCGGGCAAGGCCGAAGGTTCAGGCAGTTAAGAGCAGTCAGGAGGGACTTCCCGCCTGGCTGTTTTTTTTGAATTATATGTTGACAATAAAGGATTCACGCTGTATATTTATCTTAAATCAAAGACATTTGGATTAAAGAAATTATAAACGAAGATGTTTGGGTCAAAGATATATGCAGGAGGTGATTCAATGCCCAATCAATTGGACGACGCTCAAGCGACTTCCCTTAAGCTGTTTGTTGTTCTATCCAAGGCTTACAGAGCGATTTCGGATCAAGCTATAAGGGATGTCAGGCAGTACGGATTGTCACCTTCCGAATTTGCGATTCTCGAAGTGCTGTATGCCAAGGGGAAAATTCCCATGCAGCAGATTGGAGAAAAGATTTTAATCACAAGCGGAAGTATTACCTACAATATCGACAAGCTGGAGAAGAAAAATCTGTTAAGACGCGTGCCATCCCATGAAGACCGGAGAGTGATCTATGCTGAAATCACGGACGCCGGAAATGATTTGTTTAATCGGATCTTTCCCGAACATGCCGATAAAATCCATTCACTAATGGAGGGGATTTCCCAGGATGAACAGCAGGAAGCGATTGTACTGCTTAAGAAATTGGGGAAACAGGCGAAAGGTTTAGGCTAACCGCTTCTATAGTTTAAAAATCCAATTAGGAGGCTGTGCATTATGCAAACGATGGTGTATACCCCTGCTTTGCAGGGAAAGGGCGAATTTGACGGCGGGAAAATCAAAGAACAAAAGCCGATTGGCTTTTCGGGCGAAGGATCGGTGATCAATCGGGTGGGCCCCTTATTTTATTGGGCATGGGCCACTTCAAGCACCGAAGCCAAGATCGGTCTGCACCCCCATCAAGGTTTTGAGATTTTGACATATGTAGTGGAGGGCAATGCCTTTCACGGGGATACCTTAGGTACGGACAGCACAGTGGGCGCAGGCGGGGCCCAGGTCATGCAAACAGGCTCGGGCGTAAGTCATCAAGAAAGGCTTAGTGCAGATTCGGAGCTTTTTCAAATATGGTTCGAGCCGGATTTGACGGAAGCGTTTCGGAGAACGCCAACTTACCGGCAGTATGCGCATGAAGATTTTCCGCAGGAAACGAGCGAAGCTGGATTTACCGTAAAGACGGTTATTGGTCCCGGCGCTCCCGTTCAATTGGTCACAGACAGCGAAATGTGGGATGTTGAAATAGGCGGTGGTGCCCGGTATGTACAAAAAGTACCTGCTGGCTATACTTTAACGGCTTTAGCCATTCGCGGGAAAGGAACATGGGGAGAGTCAGGAGCATCGAAGGAGCCTGTGCCTTTTCGGCATAAAGATTTCATCATTAAAGCCGTGGAAGCCGATACGGAGGTAGAAATAATGAACTCGTCTGATCAAGACGCGCTGCGTCTGATTTTCATCAAGGTTCCTTCCAAGGTGAGTTATCCTCTTTACCCTAAAAGAAAGTGATTTCTATCGATTTTTGTCAAATATCTTTGAATAAAGATTTTTTAAACCAAAACAATTAGGAGATGATTTAAATGGTAGCATTGGGATTACTGTTGGTTCGTTTGGTAGTGGGACTGTTGTTCATCGGGCATGGCGCTCAAAAGCTGTTTGGCTGGTTCGGTGGTTATGGCCCGAAAGGAACGGGGGGCTGGATGGATTCAATCGGGATTAAACCGGGCGTATTCATGGCAGTGCTGGCGGGACTGCTCGAGCTGCTCGGAGGTGTTCTTTTTGCTCTCGGACTATTCACTCCGCTTGCCGCCTTGTTTATTACGCTGACCATGCTCGGCGCCATCGTTAAGGTGCATGGCAAGAACGGATTGTGGGTAACCGCCAATGGCTATGAATATAACGCTGTCTTGATCGCGGTAGCCATCGGAATTGCTTTGATCGGTGC from Paenibacillus sophorae encodes:
- a CDS encoding PH domain-containing protein, translated to MLEIANLFSGLLGNYSEVSIPELSSQYGIYLMPDEKIQMGFRLVRDTFIITDERLIFIDHQGVTGKKTRVASISLESIYEVTMETGGTGFDDSEITIHFIQSPYFKTNNPQIGSYKFEFGKKFNVQPIYVALLTLAHQNHKRLNA
- a CDS encoding YjgB family protein, which translates into the protein MNKYIKMMTAGVILTGMLGLAACSSGGGEASPSPSAAVLPSVPPSADASSAPATSATSPAASDVAPTGSPSGSATPSAAQLTELLELAKQGKAPGIPFAAHTDLIDDVKKAWGEPDKEESAGKGIYATYNAKHAVIGFNKGSLIFDVRSSAAELQQLTLEQIQATLGKPDDIKTSGNDSIYIYKAGAQYQLKFVIPKSAGKVDHISVFSEQDSINNMAG
- a CDS encoding MarR family winged helix-turn-helix transcriptional regulator, translating into MPNQLDDAQATSLKLFVVLSKAYRAISDQAIRDVRQYGLSPSEFAILEVLYAKGKIPMQQIGEKILITSGSITYNIDKLEKKNLLRRVPSHEDRRVIYAEITDAGNDLFNRIFPEHADKIHSLMEGISQDEQQEAIVLLKKLGKQAKGLG
- a CDS encoding pirin family protein; translation: MQTMVYTPALQGKGEFDGGKIKEQKPIGFSGEGSVINRVGPLFYWAWATSSTEAKIGLHPHQGFEILTYVVEGNAFHGDTLGTDSTVGAGGAQVMQTGSGVSHQERLSADSELFQIWFEPDLTEAFRRTPTYRQYAHEDFPQETSEAGFTVKTVIGPGAPVQLVTDSEMWDVEIGGGARYVQKVPAGYTLTALAIRGKGTWGESGASKEPVPFRHKDFIIKAVEADTEVEIMNSSDQDALRLIFIKVPSKVSYPLYPKRK
- a CDS encoding DoxX family protein, with amino-acid sequence MVALGLLLVRLVVGLLFIGHGAQKLFGWFGGYGPKGTGGWMDSIGIKPGVFMAVLAGLLELLGGVLFALGLFTPLAALFITLTMLGAIVKVHGKNGLWVTANGYEYNAVLIAVAIGIALIGAGAYSLDAVLNI